A DNA window from Azotosporobacter soli contains the following coding sequences:
- the gcvH gene encoding glycine cleavage system protein GcvH, protein MNILQELKYSKDHEWVKIEGNRATVGITDFAQSQLGDVVFVEVPSVNAAVKSGAGFSVVESVKAVSDIYAPLSGTVVEVNEGLTDAPETVNSDPYGEGWIAVIEISDASEVAQLMDADAYAAFIQAGGE, encoded by the coding sequence ATGAACATTTTGCAGGAATTGAAGTACTCCAAGGATCATGAGTGGGTAAAAATCGAAGGGAACCGGGCGACGGTCGGAATCACCGATTTTGCACAATCCCAGCTGGGTGACGTGGTGTTTGTGGAAGTCCCGTCCGTCAATGCCGCAGTGAAGAGCGGCGCCGGGTTTTCCGTCGTGGAATCGGTGAAAGCGGTGTCGGACATTTATGCGCCGCTCTCCGGCACAGTTGTCGAAGTGAATGAAGGTTTGACCGATGCGCCGGAGACGGTGAATAGCGATCCGTACGGTGAAGGCTGGATTGCCGTTATTGAAATCAGCGATGCGAGCGAAGTGGCCCAATTGATGGATGCCGATGCCTACGCAGCCTTTATCCAGGCGGGAGGCGAGTGA
- the gcvPB gene encoding aminomethyl-transferring glycine dehydrogenase subunit GcvPB — MRKANALIFEIGKAGRTALDLPPCDVPEQPVAALLPQGFLRRDAAKLPEVSQPDLMRHYTVLSQRNFGVDSGFYPLGSCTMKYNPKINEDIARYSGFAALHPLQAEKSVQGALEILYRMERYLAEIVGMDAVTMQPVAGAHGELTGLKLIRAYHRQRGDLKRTKVIVPDSAHGTNPATVSVAGMETVEIKSHPDGSIDLAALRAAVGEDTAAFMLTNPSTLGLFESNIEEIAAIIHAAGGLLYYDGANANAIMGLVRPGDMGFDVVHFNLHKTFSTPHGGGGPGSGPIGVKRSLEPFLPQPVIVHDGSSYRFETNRPASIGKVHSFWGNFSIILRAYAYVRAMGPDGLRQASEDAVLNANYCISRLKDDYHAPFSRYCMHECILTSKKQREQGIHTLDIAKRLLDYGYHPPTIYFPLIVEEALMIEPTETESKETLDGFIDAMKRIAAEAMSDPDVVKHAPQHTVVGRLDEVGAARKPNVRWKE; from the coding sequence GTGAGAAAGGCGAATGCGCTGATATTTGAAATAGGTAAAGCGGGACGGACCGCACTCGATCTGCCGCCTTGCGATGTGCCGGAGCAGCCGGTCGCAGCGTTGCTGCCGCAAGGGTTTCTGCGTCGCGATGCGGCCAAACTGCCGGAAGTCAGTCAGCCGGATCTGATGCGCCATTATACGGTGCTCTCGCAGCGTAATTTCGGCGTCGATTCCGGATTTTATCCACTCGGCTCCTGCACGATGAAGTATAATCCGAAAATCAATGAGGACATTGCCCGTTACAGCGGCTTTGCGGCGTTGCACCCTCTGCAGGCGGAAAAGAGCGTGCAGGGAGCGCTGGAAATCCTTTATCGCATGGAACGTTATCTGGCGGAAATCGTCGGCATGGATGCGGTTACGATGCAACCGGTGGCCGGTGCGCATGGCGAACTGACCGGCCTTAAGCTGATCCGCGCCTATCACCGCCAACGCGGCGATCTGAAACGGACCAAAGTCATCGTGCCCGATTCGGCGCACGGGACAAATCCGGCAACCGTGAGCGTGGCTGGGATGGAGACGGTCGAGATTAAGTCGCATCCGGACGGCTCGATCGATCTTGCGGCGCTGCGTGCCGCGGTCGGTGAAGATACGGCGGCGTTCATGCTGACGAATCCGAGTACGCTTGGCCTTTTCGAAAGCAATATCGAGGAAATCGCCGCGATCATCCATGCGGCGGGCGGCCTCCTCTATTATGACGGCGCGAATGCGAACGCGATCATGGGCCTGGTGCGGCCGGGCGACATGGGTTTCGACGTCGTGCATTTCAACCTGCACAAGACGTTCAGCACGCCGCACGGAGGCGGCGGACCCGGTTCTGGTCCGATTGGCGTCAAACGCAGTCTCGAACCGTTCTTACCGCAACCGGTTATCGTACATGACGGAAGTTCATATCGCTTCGAAACGAACCGTCCGGCTTCGATCGGCAAGGTGCATTCCTTCTGGGGGAATTTCTCGATTATTTTGCGCGCGTATGCTTATGTTCGTGCGATGGGGCCGGATGGTTTGCGGCAGGCCAGCGAGGACGCGGTGCTGAATGCCAATTATTGCATCAGCCGACTGAAAGACGATTACCATGCGCCGTTCAGCCGCTACTGCATGCACGAGTGCATCCTGACTTCGAAGAAGCAGCGCGAACAGGGCATCCATACGCTCGATATCGCAAAGCGTCTGCTCGACTACGGCTATCATCCGCCGACGATTTATTTTCCGCTGATCGTCGAAGAAGCGTTGATGATCGAGCCGACCGAGACGGAAAGCAAAGAAACGCTCGATGGCTTCATTGATGCGATGAAACGGATCGCAGCGGAAGCGATGAGCGATCCGGACGTCGTGAAACATGCGCCGCAGCATACCGTCGTGGGACGGCTCGATGAAGTCGGCGCTGCGCGCAAACCGAATGTAAGATGGAAAGAATAG
- the gcvPA gene encoding aminomethyl-transferring glycine dehydrogenase subunit GcvPA, with product MKRSYLPHTDDDRKAMLEAIGVKKAEELFVDIPATLRLQRPLDLPAALAEPDLAEELKALAGKNASLSDHLCFLGAGAYDHYIPSVVDHVLGRSEFYTAYTQYQPEISQGYLQALWEYQSMICEITGMDVANASMYDGGTAVAEAAMLACGATNRRGVVAPATLHPHYRTILGTYGIDRDYAIADAPQENGVTDLAQLKAMVNGDTAAVILQYPNFFGCIEDVKTAAEIAHAQGALLIVAADPIALGLLEAPGNLGADVVVGEGQAMGIPLSFGGPYLGFFAATEKLIRKMPGRIVGQTTDHEGTRGFVLTLQAREQHIRREKANSNICSNEALCALAATVYLAAVGKEGFSQVANLSLQKAHYAYESLLKLDGVSAVFAAPFFKEFVIRCAKPIAEINERLLGDKIIGGLDLGRYDEKMQNCMLVCVTEKRSKAEIDRFVERLGAIL from the coding sequence ATGAAGCGCAGTTACTTGCCGCATACCGACGATGATCGCAAGGCGATGCTGGAAGCAATCGGCGTAAAAAAGGCCGAAGAGCTGTTCGTCGACATTCCGGCGACGCTTCGCTTGCAGCGTCCGCTCGATCTGCCCGCGGCCCTTGCGGAACCGGATTTGGCTGAAGAACTAAAGGCGCTGGCGGGAAAGAACGCCAGTCTGAGCGACCATCTTTGTTTCTTGGGCGCAGGCGCATATGACCACTACATCCCGAGCGTAGTCGACCATGTCCTGGGACGCTCGGAGTTTTACACCGCATACACGCAGTATCAGCCGGAGATATCGCAGGGCTATCTACAGGCGCTGTGGGAATACCAGAGCATGATCTGCGAAATTACCGGCATGGACGTGGCCAACGCTTCGATGTATGACGGCGGAACCGCTGTCGCCGAAGCGGCGATGCTGGCCTGCGGCGCGACGAACCGTCGCGGCGTCGTCGCGCCGGCGACGCTGCATCCGCATTACCGGACGATTCTCGGCACCTACGGCATCGATCGCGACTATGCGATCGCAGACGCGCCGCAGGAAAACGGCGTTACGGATCTGGCGCAGCTTAAGGCGATGGTCAACGGCGATACCGCGGCGGTCATTCTGCAATATCCGAACTTTTTCGGTTGCATCGAAGATGTCAAAACGGCGGCGGAGATTGCGCATGCGCAAGGCGCGCTGCTGATTGTAGCTGCCGATCCGATTGCACTTGGACTTTTAGAAGCGCCCGGCAATCTGGGCGCGGATGTCGTCGTCGGCGAAGGACAGGCAATGGGAATTCCGCTCTCCTTTGGCGGACCTTATCTGGGCTTTTTTGCCGCGACGGAAAAATTGATTCGCAAGATGCCAGGGCGAATTGTCGGGCAAACGACGGACCATGAAGGAACCAGAGGATTTGTATTGACGCTGCAAGCCAGAGAGCAGCACATCCGGCGCGAAAAAGCGAATTCAAACATCTGTTCCAATGAGGCGCTTTGCGCCTTGGCGGCTACCGTTTATCTCGCGGCCGTCGGCAAGGAGGGCTTTTCGCAGGTTGCCAATCTGTCGCTGCAAAAAGCGCATTACGCATATGAGAGCCTGTTAAAACTGGATGGCGTCAGCGCTGTATTTGCCGCGCCATTCTTTAAAGAATTTGTGATCCGCTGTGCAAAACCGATTGCTGAAATTAATGAACGCTTGCTGGGCGATAAGATCATCGGCGGTCTTGATCTCGGGCGTTATGACGAGAAAATGCAAAACTGCATGCTGGTCTGCGTTACGGAAAAACGGAGCAAAGCGGAGATTGACCGTTTTGTCGAACGATTGGGGGCGATCCTGTGA
- the gcvT gene encoding glycine cleavage system aminomethyltransferase GcvT — MTTGKKTPLYDTHNKYGGKIVEFGGWQLPVQYAGIIEEHHAVRRQAGLFDVSHMGEVSVKGPQALAYLQRLVTNDVSKLADHQVQYTPMCYLNGGTVDDLLIYRYAQDDYLLVINAANIDKDWTWMRENSVGFDVALTNLSDQTAELALQGPNAETILRLLTDAPLDKLGYYWFYPKVIVAGKEVMLSRTGYTGEDGFEIYCRPADAAPLWEALMAAGREHGLQPTGLGCRDTLRFEAALPLYGHELSAEITPLEAGLPRFVNLEKGDFNGRAVLAQQKADGVKRKVVGFVLNERGIARAEYPVVKDGRRIGSVTTGSYAPTLEKNIGLALVEAEHGKIGENFAVEIRGKAVAATVIGKPFYKREGK; from the coding sequence GTGACAACAGGAAAAAAAACGCCGCTTTATGACACGCACAACAAATACGGCGGCAAGATCGTCGAATTCGGCGGTTGGCAGCTTCCGGTCCAGTATGCGGGAATTATCGAGGAACACCATGCGGTGCGTCGTCAGGCCGGTTTGTTTGACGTTTCGCACATGGGCGAGGTGTCGGTCAAAGGTCCGCAGGCGCTCGCGTATTTGCAGCGTTTGGTGACGAACGACGTGAGCAAGTTGGCCGATCATCAGGTCCAATACACGCCGATGTGCTATCTGAATGGCGGAACAGTCGACGATCTCTTGATTTATCGTTATGCGCAGGATGATTATCTACTGGTGATCAATGCGGCGAATATTGACAAGGACTGGACCTGGATGCGCGAGAACAGCGTCGGCTTTGACGTCGCCTTGACCAATCTCTCGGATCAGACCGCCGAACTGGCGCTGCAAGGGCCGAACGCCGAAACGATCCTGCGTCTCTTGACCGACGCGCCGCTCGACAAGCTGGGTTACTATTGGTTCTATCCTAAAGTTATCGTGGCCGGTAAGGAAGTGATGCTTTCGCGCACCGGCTACACCGGCGAAGACGGCTTCGAGATCTACTGCCGTCCGGCCGATGCGGCGCCGCTCTGGGAAGCGCTGATGGCAGCCGGACGGGAACACGGCTTGCAGCCGACGGGGCTTGGCTGCCGCGATACGCTTCGCTTCGAGGCTGCACTGCCGCTTTATGGACATGAACTGTCGGCGGAAATCACGCCGCTCGAAGCGGGGCTGCCCCGTTTCGTCAATCTGGAAAAAGGCGATTTCAATGGACGCGCGGTACTGGCGCAGCAAAAAGCGGATGGTGTGAAGCGCAAGGTGGTCGGCTTCGTTTTAAATGAAAGAGGCATTGCCCGCGCCGAATATCCGGTCGTAAAAGACGGGCGCAGGATCGGCAGCGTCACGACCGGTTCCTACGCGCCGACGCTGGAAAAAAATATCGGTTTGGCGTTGGTCGAAGCCGAGCATGGCAAGATCGGCGAAAATTTTGCGGTGGAAATTCGCGGCAAGGCGGTCGCGGCAACGGTGATCGGCAAACCATTTTATAAAAGAGAGGGGAAATAA